In Solobacterium moorei, a single genomic region encodes these proteins:
- the coaE gene encoding dephospho-CoA kinase (Dephospho-CoA kinase (CoaE) performs the final step in coenzyme A biosynthesis.) has product MKIAITGTIAAGKTTVAILFRRRGIPVFNADQYAKRSLYQGSVCYEKIREVFGEDVIGISGDIEPKKLAGIIFQDNNKRKQLNAIVHPFVLEGMQKFFATNYQQPIICAEIPLLFETGWDQYFDRTVVVTCSEEIAIQRMMEERNYTRQEAKARLSMQIPAEEQIARADKVIYNEGDLKELDSQINRWLGELRKDIRNGKNAN; this is encoded by the coding sequence ATGAAGATTGCAATTACAGGAACGATTGCGGCAGGGAAAACAACTGTTGCGATTCTATTTAGAAGAAGAGGAATACCAGTATTTAATGCCGATCAATACGCAAAGCGTTCCTTGTATCAAGGTTCTGTTTGTTATGAAAAAATTAGAGAAGTATTTGGCGAAGATGTTATTGGCATTAGTGGAGATATCGAGCCAAAGAAGCTTGCAGGAATTATCTTTCAAGATAATAACAAACGCAAACAACTAAACGCAATTGTGCATCCCTTCGTATTAGAAGGAATGCAGAAATTCTTCGCAACAAACTACCAACAACCAATTATCTGTGCAGAGATTCCACTGTTGTTTGAAACAGGTTGGGATCAATACTTTGACCGTACTGTAGTTGTGACTTGTAGTGAAGAAATTGCCATCCAAAGAATGATGGAAGAAAGAAACTACACACGTCAAGAAGCGAAGGCAAGACTATCAATGCAGATACCTGCAGAAGAACAGATTGCTAGAGCGGATAAAGTGATTTATAACGAAGGTGATTTAAAAGAACTAGATTCACAAATCAACCGATGGTTAGGAGAACTTAGAAAGGACATCAGAAATGGAAAGAATGCCAACTAG
- the mutM gene encoding DNA-formamidopyrimidine glycosylase, protein MPELPEVETVLHTLEHQIQGRKILDVDVRYSKMIENDIEQFKQQLKNQTFNTFMRRGKYLLFGLDDCILMSHLRMEGRYYIQDPTEPTNRHMHVIFHLDNGKELRYMDTRKFGRMEILPLDTDFSHYHGLGPEPFDEAFNASYIHAYRKGKRTPLKSLLLDQSFVAGIGNIYADEILAACNLRPGRSCARITCKDEENLVMHTRRILKAAIAAGGTTIRTYTSSLGVTGRFQTECTVHMQKICPRCKGQIHVKYIGGRSSYYCPHCQK, encoded by the coding sequence ATGCCTGAATTACCAGAAGTAGAAACTGTCCTACACACACTAGAACATCAGATTCAAGGAAGAAAAATCTTGGATGTGGATGTACGTTATTCAAAGATGATTGAAAATGATATAGAACAGTTTAAGCAACAATTAAAGAATCAAACATTTAATACATTCATGCGTCGTGGTAAGTACTTACTATTTGGTTTAGATGATTGTATCCTCATGAGTCATTTACGCATGGAAGGAAGATATTATATTCAAGATCCAACAGAACCAACAAATCGTCATATGCATGTGATATTCCATCTAGATAATGGGAAAGAGTTACGCTACATGGATACACGTAAATTTGGACGTATGGAAATCCTTCCGTTGGATACGGATTTTAGCCATTACCATGGCCTAGGACCTGAACCTTTTGATGAAGCGTTCAATGCGTCCTACATTCATGCATATCGCAAGGGAAAACGTACACCACTCAAAAGCCTGCTATTAGACCAAAGCTTTGTTGCAGGAATTGGAAATATCTACGCAGATGAAATTCTTGCGGCCTGCAATCTAAGACCGGGTAGGTCTTGTGCACGTATCACCTGTAAGGATGAAGAAAATCTTGTAATGCATACAAGACGAATCTTGAAGGCTGCGATTGCGGCTGGTGGTACGACGATCAGAACCTATACTTCTAGTTTAGGTGTCACCGGTAGGTTTCAAACGGAGTGTACCGTACATATGCAGAAAATATGTCCTCGTTGTAAAGGACAAATTCACGTAAAATATATCGGTGGACGGTCAAGTTATTATTGCCCACATTGTCAGAAATAG
- the polA gene encoding DNA polymerase I, translating to MKKLLLTDGNSMLFRAYYATAYGRPMTTSDGTPTNAVFGFASMIQKAIDIIQPDAVLVAFDAGKHTFRHELYADYKGGRKPAPDDLVPQFKLVRDFLDAFAIAWVEMQNIEADDLIGTISKKAKDYQTYVLTSDHDMLQLIDETTSVLLMKKGITDMDVVTPESLKEQMGIEPLQIIDMKGLMGDKSDNIPGIPGIGEKTALKLLEEYGTVENVIANEDKLKGALQKKVMEGHDSALLSKKLATIRRDIDVEMSEKELSFTPNYPQLVKFLQMLEMNTLARRFSDKITIEENTTEEIVVTPSEDKRVTKAPVEMLKDACAVFVDDDHGAFMHATINGFALYNGKQAVYISLADAKKDSNLLAYFSSDMPHKYGFDVKRNLHLAENEGLTLNFHDDMMLAASLVDSSLTTTAKIIERYGFENTVSYEDVYGKPTKPNLIIDEEKQCMYACAFARNIFRLYAEITPKLQEYKMGKLYYEMEMPLTTVLYHMEREGIRCDIDILDRIATETMAKISEAQKEIYVLAAKEFNINSPKQLAEVLFDDLGLPTGKKRSTAAGELEKLQGKSPIIDYILEYRKLSKIYSTYAEGLKKYIQQDGKIHTIYNQSATQTGRLSSSEPNLQNISVRDEQGKVIRKAFLPENGCVLISSDYHQIELRMLAHMANETSLIEAFKEGIDIHTKTAMDVFHKPQDEITAQDRRSAKTVNFGIVYGISDFGLSEQLGVSRYEAHDFIERYYAAYPKIRIYMDQIVKDCEEKGYVETLCGRRREIPEIHDKNHATREFGKRAAMNAPIQGSAADLIKLAMIHIDQMMKDAKVKSKMILQVHDELIFNVPKEEVDVMTKLINDGMVNAMRLQVPLTAECSIGSDWYEAK from the coding sequence ATGAAGAAATTATTACTGACAGATGGTAACTCGATGTTATTTAGAGCGTATTACGCTACAGCATACGGTAGACCGATGACTACTTCAGATGGAACACCTACAAACGCTGTATTTGGTTTTGCGTCTATGATTCAAAAAGCCATTGATATCATTCAACCAGATGCAGTATTAGTTGCCTTTGATGCAGGAAAACATACTTTCCGTCATGAACTATACGCAGATTACAAGGGTGGTCGTAAGCCAGCACCAGATGATTTGGTGCCGCAGTTTAAACTCGTTCGAGATTTCTTAGATGCCTTTGCGATTGCTTGGGTGGAGATGCAGAATATTGAAGCTGATGACTTAATTGGAACAATCTCCAAAAAAGCAAAGGACTATCAAACCTATGTATTAACAAGTGATCACGATATGTTACAGCTAATAGATGAGACGACTTCTGTATTACTGATGAAAAAAGGGATTACAGATATGGATGTCGTGACACCTGAAAGTCTAAAGGAACAGATGGGAATTGAACCACTTCAGATTATTGATATGAAGGGCTTAATGGGTGATAAGTCAGATAATATCCCGGGTATTCCTGGTATTGGCGAAAAGACAGCACTCAAGCTCTTAGAAGAATACGGTACAGTTGAAAATGTCATCGCAAATGAAGATAAGCTCAAGGGTGCTTTACAGAAGAAGGTAATGGAGGGGCATGATTCCGCATTACTTTCTAAAAAGCTTGCGACAATTCGGCGTGATATAGATGTAGAGATGAGTGAGAAGGAGTTATCCTTTACACCAAACTACCCACAACTTGTAAAGTTTTTACAGATGCTAGAGATGAACACACTCGCAAGACGCTTCTCTGATAAGATCACTATTGAAGAGAATACAACAGAAGAAATAGTGGTGACTCCAAGTGAAGATAAACGAGTTACAAAGGCGCCTGTAGAGATGTTGAAGGATGCTTGTGCTGTATTTGTGGATGATGATCATGGTGCATTCATGCATGCGACAATCAATGGCTTTGCGCTATATAATGGCAAGCAAGCAGTATACATTTCCTTAGCAGATGCGAAGAAAGATAGTAATTTGCTTGCATATTTTTCTAGTGACATGCCACATAAGTATGGATTTGATGTAAAACGCAATTTACATCTAGCAGAAAACGAAGGATTAACACTCAATTTCCATGATGATATGATGCTTGCGGCATCACTTGTAGACTCATCTTTGACAACAACCGCAAAGATTATTGAGCGTTATGGCTTTGAAAATACAGTGAGTTATGAAGATGTATATGGAAAACCTACAAAGCCAAATTTAATTATTGATGAAGAAAAACAATGCATGTATGCATGCGCATTTGCGAGAAATATCTTTCGCTTGTATGCAGAGATCACACCAAAGCTACAAGAATACAAGATGGGCAAACTCTACTATGAAATGGAGATGCCACTAACGACAGTTCTCTATCATATGGAAAGAGAAGGCATTCGTTGTGATATCGATATTCTTGATCGCATTGCGACAGAAACGATGGCGAAGATTAGCGAAGCACAGAAAGAAATTTATGTGCTTGCAGCTAAAGAATTCAATATCAATTCTCCAAAACAATTAGCAGAAGTGTTATTCGATGATTTAGGGCTTCCTACAGGTAAAAAGAGAAGTACTGCAGCTGGTGAATTAGAAAAGCTACAAGGGAAATCACCAATCATCGATTATATTCTCGAATATCGTAAGCTATCTAAGATTTATAGTACTTACGCTGAAGGCTTGAAGAAGTATATTCAACAGGATGGAAAGATTCATACAATCTATAACCAATCCGCAACCCAAACAGGAAGACTATCTTCTAGCGAACCAAACTTACAGAATATCAGTGTTCGTGATGAACAGGGTAAAGTGATTCGTAAGGCATTCTTGCCAGAGAATGGTTGTGTATTAATTTCGAGTGACTATCATCAGATTGAGTTACGTATGTTAGCACATATGGCAAATGAAACGAGTCTGATTGAGGCGTTTAAGGAAGGAATTGACATTCATACTAAGACAGCGATGGATGTCTTCCATAAACCACAGGATGAGATTACAGCACAAGATAGACGTAGTGCTAAGACGGTTAACTTCGGTATTGTGTATGGCATCAGTGACTTTGGATTAAGTGAGCAGCTTGGTGTAAGTCGTTATGAGGCGCATGACTTTATTGAACGCTACTATGCGGCATATCCAAAGATTCGCATCTACATGGATCAAATTGTGAAAGATTGCGAAGAGAAGGGCTATGTAGAGACACTTTGTGGTAGACGTAGAGAGATTCCTGAGATTCACGATAAGAATCACGCAACGCGTGAATTCGGCAAACGTGCAGCGATGAACGCACCAATTCAGGGCTCTGCCGCAGACCTTATCAAACTAGCGATGATTCATATCGACCAGATGATGAAGGATGCGAAGGTAAAGAGTAAGATGATTCTACAGGTACACGATGAATTAATCTTTAATGTACCAAAGGAAGAAGTAGATGTCATGACGAAGCTTATCAATGATGGCATGGTCAATGCGATGCGCCTACAAGTACCTTTAACAGCAGAATGTTCTATCGGTAGCGATTGGTACGAGGCAAAGTAA
- the radC gene encoding RadC family protein, translated as MIVREMPSTERPRDKGLRYGVRSLSSRELLALILRTGSQGESVLTMADNLLQMSKGIKGLVHMSNEELCKIKGISKVKALQLQAIFEISRRASLEAAYEEEIIDNPERIIEWLRNEIGTGSQEKFLVVYLNTAHRIISAKTLFVGTINASAVYPREIFKEALLIGSTDILLAHNHPSGVLTPSTQDLVVTGKLMECGKLMGVRVLDHLIVSQTSFLSFAREELFETCMEAYQCAHGITT; from the coding sequence ATGATTGTTCGTGAAATGCCAAGTACAGAACGACCACGGGATAAGGGTCTGAGATATGGAGTGAGGTCTCTTAGCTCAAGAGAGTTACTCGCATTAATATTACGTACAGGTTCACAAGGAGAGTCTGTTTTAACAATGGCTGATAATTTATTACAGATGTCTAAGGGAATCAAAGGACTCGTACATATGTCAAATGAAGAACTGTGTAAAATCAAAGGAATCAGCAAGGTAAAAGCACTACAATTACAAGCAATCTTTGAAATTAGTAGAAGGGCTTCATTAGAGGCTGCTTATGAAGAGGAAATTATCGATAATCCAGAGCGTATTATCGAGTGGCTAAGAAATGAAATTGGAACAGGTAGTCAAGAAAAATTTCTGGTTGTTTATCTGAATACTGCGCATCGTATTATCTCCGCAAAGACCTTGTTTGTAGGAACCATCAACGCAAGTGCAGTATATCCCCGTGAAATCTTTAAAGAAGCACTACTCATTGGTAGTACGGATATTCTGCTGGCACACAATCATCCTAGCGGTGTATTAACACCAAGTACTCAGGATTTGGTCGTAACTGGAAAGTTGATGGAATGTGGTAAACTCATGGGTGTAAGAGTGCTAGATCATCTCATTGTTTCTCAAACAAGTTTTCTAAGTTTTGCTAGAGAAGAACTCTTTGAAACTTGTATGGAGGCTTACCAATGTGCACATGGAATCACAACCTAA